The following coding sequences lie in one Spinacia oleracea cultivar Varoflay chromosome 1, BTI_SOV_V1, whole genome shotgun sequence genomic window:
- the LOC110792874 gene encoding GDSL esterase/lipase At3g26430-like — translation MGSKCGMTKRAMRFGVIIWVILVVANNLGVSLALTTSKIKHFPAIFNFGDSNSDTGGLTAVYGQAPPPNGETFFGGSAGRFCDGRLVIDFLAESLGLAYLSPYLDSIGSNFSHGANFATAGSTVRPQNTTRSQSGYSPISLDVQFAEYSAFYKRSQLLRKHGGFFAGLLPEEDYFSRALYTFDIGQNDITAGYKLNLTTEQVKAYIPDVVDQFSKVVKGVYTQGGRAFWIHNTGPLGCLPYMLDYFIFTPAQIDEFGCARSLNEVSQYYNSELKQAVVQLRKDMPLASITFVDIYSIKRRLITHAESFGFEKPLVACCGIGGKYNFNNTMRCGSTEIVGGKEILIAKSCNNPSKRVNWDGIHYTEAANKWIFDQINKNSSYLDPSISLEVAYQNPNV, via the exons atgggaTCGAAATGTGGAATGACAAAGAGGGCAATGAGATTTGGCGTGATTATTTGGGTAATTTTGGTAGTTGCCAATAATTTGGGGGTGTCATTAGCGTTaacaacttccaaaatcaagcatttccCAGCAATTTTCAACTTTGGTGATTCGAACTCCGATACCGGCGGCCTCACTGCGGTGTATGGACAGGCGCCTCCTCCCAATGGAGAAACCTTCTTCGGTGGTTCTGCTGGCCGTTTCTGCGACGGTCGCCTCGTTATCGATTTCTTAG CTGAAAGTTTGGGATTAGCATATTTGAGTCCATACCTAGACTCAATAGGCTCAAATTTTAGCCATGGAGCCAATTTTGCAACAGCAGGTTCAACAGTCAGACCTCAAAACACCACCAGGTCTCAAAGCGGATACAGCCCAATCTCTTTGGACGTCCAATTCGCCGAATACTCCGCCTTTTATAAAAGGTCCCAACTACTCCGGAAACACG GAGGATTTTTTGCGGGGTTGTTACCAGAAGAAGACTACTTCAGTCGTGCTCTATACACCTTTGATATTGGCCAAAATGATATTACTGCTGGCTACAAACTAAACTTGACCACAGAGCAGGTCAAGGCCTATATCCCCGATGTTGTTGATCAGTTTTCCAAAGTTGTTAAG GGTGTGTATACACAAGGAGGACGGGCATTCTGGATCCACAACACGGGCCCATTGGGCTGTCTACCGTATATGCTAGACTACTTTATCTTTACACCGGCCCAAATTGATGAGTTTGGATGTGCAAGGTCATTGAATGAGGTTTCCCAATACTATAACAGTGAGCTGAAACAGGCTGTGGTTCAGCTAAGGAAGGATATGCCTTTGGCTTCAATCACATTTGTTGATATATACTCGATCAAGCGTAGGCTCATCACCCATGCCGAGAGTTTCG GGTTTGAGAAACCTCTAGTAGCTTGTTGTGGCATTGGAGGGAAATACAACTTCAACAACACAATGAGATGTGGAAGCACAGAGATTGTGGGTGGCAAAGAGATTTTGATTGCAAAATCATGCAATAATCCGTCGAAACGAGTAAATTGGGATGGAATTCATTACACTGAGGCAGCTAATAAGTGGATATTTGatcaaattaacaaaaattCCTCATACTTAGACCCATCAATCTCTTTGGAAGTTGCTTATCAAAACCCAAATGTGTAA